From a single Aminobacterium mobile DSM 12262 genomic region:
- a CDS encoding tRNA1(Val) (adenine(37)-N6)-methyltransferase, giving the protein MEGIKATCDNVLYGALKAWQPVDGPRVTVDTILLASFVQARRRDNLIELGSATGVISLLLALRLPQSIRIEGLEIQKELVDLAKRNALENELEERVRFSLGDLREVKKMYAPQSFDVVVTNPPYDEPARSRWTKSFSDATARQGLYCSLLDVVRASRFLLKNRGHLYMIFRAQRAAELLWNLTQNNILPKRIRLVHPRPDKKASMILVDAVRSAGTGVTIEPPLFIYDEQGYFTPDLLAAYRLPEGRA; this is encoded by the coding sequence ATGGAAGGAATAAAAGCAACCTGTGATAATGTCCTTTATGGGGCCTTAAAAGCGTGGCAGCCGGTAGATGGTCCTCGGGTAACGGTGGATACTATTCTATTAGCCTCTTTTGTTCAGGCGAGAAGAAGAGATAACCTCATTGAACTAGGGAGTGCTACGGGTGTCATATCATTGCTTTTGGCCCTTCGTCTTCCTCAAAGCATACGTATAGAGGGACTTGAGATACAGAAAGAACTTGTTGATTTAGCCAAACGCAACGCTCTTGAAAACGAATTGGAGGAGCGTGTGCGTTTTTCTCTTGGAGATCTTCGGGAAGTAAAAAAGATGTATGCGCCTCAGTCTTTTGACGTGGTGGTCACTAACCCCCCTTACGACGAGCCAGCGCGGAGCCGATGGACAAAATCATTCAGTGATGCGACTGCTCGGCAGGGACTTTATTGTTCGTTACTCGATGTAGTGCGGGCGTCTCGGTTCCTCTTAAAGAATCGAGGTCATCTCTATATGATATTTCGAGCTCAACGGGCAGCAGAGCTATTGTGGAATCTTACCCAGAATAATATACTTCCGAAGCGAATTCGTCTGGTTCATCCCCGTCCAGATAAAAAAGCATCTATGATTCTGGTGGATGCGGTGCGGTCTGCCGGGACTGGTGTGACTATAGAACCTCCCCTTTTCATATATGATGAGCAGGGGTATTTCACTCCAGATTTATTAGCGGCGTACCGTTTGCCGGAAGGGAGGGCATAA
- the smc gene encoding chromosome segregation protein SMC, whose product MFIERLRLKGFKSFGGEHELLFSPGFTAIVGPNGSGKSNILDGLRWVLGEGSPNRLRITKQSDLLFQGSVSVPSAGETEVLLSLREDPQICTIRREFSPESGTTLSVDGVRIRLQDLDEIKREWHLEGEQFAFIGQGEVAEAIRQRPLQRRTVLEALFGIDRYRRKREDASQKLKSATDELARLQTLVLELTMRRDEILPLVSIAEEARGILHELEGRRRDYYFLRRTFLEKEIVSLQHHVSSVDSRKAQAIEWETLWEYGLRFYQSKIEGLKQNSRSLGETLVALDSQRDSLHRQCFAVGLSVKGARERLCSLAEDTKILEGNLKEVRGETAVTKKAYVSFCNELKEKEGVISSISEEFSKLRTSLHEERKRRQKCREEVARLEMEKNRIDARLKARKAALEGSLRERDEAEKKLQELMKDLEHKQRKLLDLQAQREETSALHAEVYASCQQLASSVTFAKRNVTQLENQLETLYENTEQRLYPEPVRVVLAAGKLGKLNIKATLVADAFTCSSDLASPLEAYLGGRQFWLLVSTLEEAREGIELVKERKAGRVTFLPLERCYPRTPDRNFHFSDKGIVGWAVDLLSIKEPWDPAVRHLLGDLLIIESYDVGVQLARIGASFPIVTLDGDVFTVAGSVSGGKFRRSGGAIERRLLIDELNNHLEKERLALKNFSAELREAEKREQEVAFHKTGLCEQEQEIEKELSVLIARKDSLFKEVQRLKREEDAFKKEAEQDVTLSEQIIFHSEELEKMILDFGDLPDEADLEHKLSSAQAEAAITREKVRAHHVLVERMDSEVRRMERTLLDLTQEREKVSGDLLVNLDRLQSLGKESYHVWSRRGNALKEEKRVQDDLVVINNKITFLVQRHADAIQFRQNCEEQLRDCRRQLDNVEGELTQITSLWEENYPYPGSLALPDDLRDEGLAGVKRLEKKLRELGEYDLGVLSEHESLNARLAFLSEQMKDVRAGIKELQEMIQDTDRRVGQVFGEALVNTDKRFNALFQRLFGGGEAHLQMEEGLSLWEAGVDIYARPPGKKLQNLTQLSGGEQSLSAIALLFATMEVAAVPLAILDEVDAALDEYNLLRFVDLVTDYAAYIQILAMTHRRSTMERADVLYGVTMSEPGLSKVIGVSLDEWKE is encoded by the coding sequence GTGTTTATCGAACGGCTTCGTCTTAAAGGATTTAAAAGTTTTGGAGGAGAGCATGAACTTCTTTTTTCTCCAGGATTCACTGCCATTGTAGGCCCTAATGGCAGTGGCAAGAGTAATATTCTCGATGGGTTGCGCTGGGTCTTAGGAGAAGGGAGCCCTAACCGTCTGAGAATTACCAAACAGAGCGACCTCCTTTTCCAGGGAAGTGTTAGTGTTCCTTCAGCTGGGGAAACTGAGGTCCTTCTCTCTTTGCGAGAAGATCCTCAGATTTGTACTATTAGAAGAGAGTTCTCCCCAGAAAGTGGGACGACTCTTTCTGTTGATGGGGTGCGTATTCGTCTTCAGGACCTTGATGAGATTAAACGTGAATGGCATCTTGAAGGTGAGCAATTTGCCTTTATTGGGCAGGGAGAAGTAGCTGAAGCTATTCGGCAGAGGCCCCTTCAGCGTCGTACAGTTCTTGAAGCGCTCTTTGGTATTGATCGATATAGAAGAAAAAGAGAGGATGCCAGTCAGAAACTTAAATCGGCTACAGATGAGCTAGCGAGGCTTCAAACTCTTGTTTTGGAACTTACAATGCGTCGAGATGAAATTTTACCCTTGGTATCTATAGCTGAAGAAGCCAGGGGGATTCTCCATGAGCTTGAAGGGCGGCGACGGGATTATTATTTTTTGAGGAGAACTTTTCTTGAGAAAGAGATTGTATCTTTACAACATCATGTAAGCAGCGTAGATAGTCGGAAAGCGCAAGCCATAGAGTGGGAAACTCTATGGGAATATGGTCTTCGTTTTTACCAATCGAAAATAGAGGGATTGAAACAAAATAGCCGATCTCTCGGCGAAACTCTCGTTGCGTTGGATTCTCAGAGAGACTCTCTTCATCGGCAATGTTTTGCTGTGGGCCTCTCTGTTAAGGGAGCTCGAGAAAGACTATGCTCTCTGGCTGAAGATACTAAAATATTAGAGGGGAATCTCAAAGAGGTACGAGGCGAAACTGCAGTTACGAAAAAAGCGTATGTTTCGTTTTGTAATGAGCTAAAAGAAAAAGAAGGGGTTATTTCATCTATTTCTGAAGAATTTTCCAAACTGCGTACATCTCTCCATGAGGAAAGAAAACGACGTCAGAAATGCAGAGAAGAAGTGGCTCGTTTGGAAATGGAGAAAAATCGTATAGACGCACGTCTTAAGGCTAGAAAGGCTGCCTTGGAAGGGAGTCTCCGAGAGCGCGATGAGGCAGAAAAAAAGTTGCAAGAGCTTATGAAAGACTTGGAACATAAGCAACGCAAGCTTTTGGATCTCCAGGCCCAGAGAGAAGAAACCTCCGCTCTCCATGCAGAGGTCTACGCCTCTTGCCAGCAGTTAGCCTCTTCTGTAACTTTTGCAAAAAGGAATGTAACCCAACTGGAAAATCAGCTGGAAACTCTTTATGAAAACACGGAACAACGACTTTATCCCGAGCCAGTTCGTGTTGTATTAGCGGCGGGGAAACTAGGAAAATTAAATATAAAGGCTACTCTTGTGGCTGATGCTTTTACGTGTTCCAGTGATTTGGCGTCGCCCCTGGAAGCGTATCTTGGCGGCCGACAGTTCTGGTTGTTGGTTTCAACGCTGGAGGAGGCTCGCGAAGGCATAGAACTTGTAAAGGAACGAAAAGCAGGCCGTGTGACCTTTTTGCCGCTAGAACGATGTTATCCCCGCACACCTGACCGTAATTTTCATTTCTCTGATAAAGGAATTGTAGGATGGGCCGTAGACTTGCTCTCTATAAAAGAACCATGGGACCCGGCAGTGCGGCACCTCCTTGGAGATCTTCTTATAATAGAATCATATGATGTGGGTGTCCAATTAGCCCGTATAGGTGCTTCTTTCCCCATAGTGACTCTTGACGGAGATGTTTTTACTGTCGCAGGAAGTGTGAGCGGTGGTAAATTTCGTCGTTCTGGAGGTGCTATTGAACGGCGCCTTCTTATAGATGAACTGAACAATCATCTCGAAAAGGAACGTCTTGCTCTTAAAAATTTTTCTGCTGAATTACGGGAAGCGGAAAAACGGGAACAAGAAGTTGCTTTTCATAAAACAGGACTTTGCGAACAGGAGCAAGAAATAGAGAAGGAACTTTCAGTACTTATAGCTCGGAAAGACAGCCTCTTCAAAGAAGTACAACGTTTGAAGAGGGAAGAAGACGCATTTAAAAAAGAGGCAGAACAGGATGTAACGTTGTCGGAGCAAATAATCTTTCACTCCGAGGAACTGGAAAAAATGATCCTGGATTTTGGTGATTTACCAGATGAAGCAGATCTGGAACATAAGCTTTCCTCAGCCCAGGCCGAAGCCGCTATAACGAGGGAAAAAGTTCGAGCCCATCACGTCCTTGTAGAACGGATGGATTCGGAGGTGCGGCGCATGGAGCGAACGCTTCTCGATTTGACACAGGAACGGGAGAAGGTATCAGGGGATCTTTTGGTAAATCTCGACAGACTTCAATCTCTTGGAAAAGAGTCGTACCATGTGTGGTCTCGTCGGGGGAATGCGCTAAAAGAAGAGAAGAGAGTGCAAGACGACCTGGTTGTTATAAATAACAAGATAACTTTTTTGGTGCAGCGTCACGCAGATGCCATACAGTTTCGCCAAAATTGTGAAGAACAGCTACGTGATTGCCGTCGGCAGCTTGACAACGTAGAGGGAGAACTCACTCAGATTACCTCTTTGTGGGAAGAAAACTACCCCTATCCAGGGTCTCTTGCTCTTCCTGACGATTTGAGAGACGAAGGATTAGCGGGTGTTAAACGACTAGAGAAGAAACTACGGGAATTGGGAGAGTATGATCTCGGCGTCCTTTCTGAACATGAATCTCTCAATGCGCGGCTTGCCTTTCTTTCTGAACAAATGAAGGATGTACGCGCTGGAATAAAGGAATTGCAGGAAATGATCCAAGATACAGACAGGCGTGTGGGACAAGTGTTTGGAGAGGCTCTTGTCAATACCGATAAGCGATTCAATGCTCTTTTCCAACGACTCTTTGGTGGAGGCGAAGCTCATCTTCAAATGGAAGAGGGCCTCTCCCTGTGGGAAGCCGGGGTTGATATTTATGCTAGACCACCTGGGAAAAAACTACAGAACCTAACGCAGCTTTCTGGGGGGGAACAATCTTTATCGGCGATAGCCCTTCTTTTTGCTACTATGGAAGTGGCTGCTGTCCCTCTCGCAATTTTGGATGAAGTAGATGCCGCTTTGGATGAATATAATTTGCTCCGATTTGTAGATCTTGTTACAGATTATGCAGCGTATATACAGATATTGGCTATGACCCACCGGAGGAGCACTATGGAACGAGCTGATGTCCTTTATGGTGTTACGATGTCGGAACCTGGCCTTTCAAAAGTTATAGGAGTGAGTCTGGACGAATGGAAGGAATAA
- a CDS encoding Rne/Rng family ribonuclease — translation MTDRKIVANIVDPEEMRVAIIENGRLVDIFIERMWERQKTGEVYKARVDSVLPGIHAAFVNLGDGRNAFLYLNDAKGLDLKPNIEVVVQVVKAARKNKGARVTARISLPGRYLVFVPEGQETGVSKRITDEEERKRLRALAKKLRDEGNGYGVIIRTAAEGVDEEVLMHELHNLQDLWEEIKHNAQVQSAPCLIYRDIGLVGRVLRDELTGDVSEIIIDSEEEYEKVNDFLVRLLEDRAPEVELYQGNTPIFDFYGIERDLETALDRKVWLKSGAYLIIDHTEALTVIDVNTGKFVGDTDLRHTVLDTNLEAADEIARQLRLRAIGGIVVIDFIDMEYEEDRQKLLKRLEEVFQSDRYRARIFGVSQLGLVEITRKRARPDVRSVMTRGCPFCGGYGWVLKEDSVAMHIKRFLRKVALSNKSEAMLLEAHPAIAQYIAETYLLLWEEEFGRKIFIAGAPEFAWSKYRLDVQGTLDLVERKVEQMEQWEAKIRVYRTASS, via the coding sequence ATGACTGATAGAAAGATCGTGGCCAACATCGTCGACCCGGAAGAGATGAGAGTGGCTATTATTGAAAATGGCCGCCTTGTGGATATCTTTATTGAGCGAATGTGGGAGCGACAAAAAACTGGAGAGGTATATAAGGCCCGAGTGGATAGTGTGTTGCCTGGAATACATGCGGCTTTTGTAAATTTAGGCGATGGTAGAAATGCCTTTCTTTACTTAAATGATGCCAAGGGACTCGACCTTAAACCGAATATTGAAGTAGTGGTTCAAGTTGTTAAGGCCGCTCGTAAAAATAAAGGAGCTCGAGTTACAGCAAGGATTTCTCTCCCCGGACGATACCTTGTATTTGTTCCTGAGGGGCAGGAGACGGGGGTTTCAAAACGTATTACAGACGAAGAGGAGCGAAAACGTCTTCGCGCCCTCGCCAAGAAACTGAGAGATGAAGGCAATGGATATGGAGTTATTATTCGTACGGCGGCAGAAGGTGTTGATGAAGAGGTATTAATGCATGAACTTCATAACCTTCAGGATCTTTGGGAGGAAATAAAGCATAACGCTCAGGTACAGTCGGCACCATGCCTTATTTATCGGGATATAGGTCTGGTGGGACGGGTTCTTCGTGACGAGCTTACTGGGGATGTAAGTGAGATTATTATTGATAGCGAAGAAGAGTATGAAAAAGTAAATGATTTCCTCGTGAGGCTTTTGGAAGACAGGGCTCCTGAGGTAGAGCTATATCAGGGGAATACCCCTATTTTTGATTTCTATGGCATAGAGAGAGACCTAGAGACAGCCCTCGATAGAAAAGTGTGGTTAAAATCCGGAGCGTATCTCATCATAGACCATACTGAAGCGCTTACAGTTATAGATGTGAATACAGGGAAATTCGTAGGAGATACGGATCTTCGTCACACAGTCCTCGATACCAACCTGGAGGCGGCAGATGAAATAGCCCGCCAGCTTCGGCTCCGAGCTATCGGTGGTATTGTTGTGATCGACTTTATAGACATGGAATATGAAGAGGATAGACAAAAGCTTCTTAAGCGTCTCGAAGAAGTCTTTCAGAGCGATCGATACCGAGCCAGAATATTTGGAGTTTCCCAGCTTGGTCTCGTAGAGATTACCAGGAAACGGGCTCGTCCCGATGTCCGTTCAGTGATGACCCGAGGTTGCCCCTTTTGTGGTGGATATGGTTGGGTTCTTAAAGAGGATAGCGTCGCTATGCATATCAAGCGCTTTTTACGGAAAGTTGCGCTTTCCAATAAATCAGAAGCCATGCTTCTTGAGGCTCATCCAGCTATTGCCCAATATATAGCAGAAACATATCTTCTTCTTTGGGAGGAAGAGTTTGGGCGAAAAATCTTCATTGCCGGAGCTCCGGAGTTTGCTTGGAGTAAATACAGGTTAGATGTTCAAGGAACGTTGGATCTTGTGGAGCGTAAAGTAGAACAGATGGAGCAGTGGGAGGCAAAAATTCGTGTTTATCGAACGGCTTCGTCTTAA
- a CDS encoding TIGR03936 family radical SAM-associated protein gives MFRVRITYSKRGRGCFISHISMPQTLYRAGRRAGLDFVLTEGFSPRPRVSLGPELPVGIIALSEPADIWVRNWNDDFLESWNKTLPSAFTITGGAIYEGPSISKSCNASGYLIGFRSENSLPKLVRQLEDQTFFPEKLLNWTLCSPFAECVFSDPYSLGPGALIKELERIGLIQGWADVKLVRTTVGKWNEGNLEPLVFQKNPPRLPAQFIRGEGVV, from the coding sequence ATGTTCCGGGTGAGAATCACTTACTCAAAACGGGGACGAGGGTGTTTTATCTCTCATATCTCTATGCCTCAAACGCTTTATCGAGCAGGAAGAAGGGCAGGTTTGGATTTTGTCCTTACAGAAGGATTTTCTCCCAGACCAAGAGTGAGCTTAGGTCCAGAGCTTCCGGTGGGGATCATAGCTCTTTCGGAACCTGCTGACATTTGGGTGAGGAATTGGAATGATGACTTTTTAGAAAGCTGGAATAAAACTCTTCCATCTGCTTTCACTATTACAGGTGGTGCTATTTACGAAGGACCTTCCATTAGTAAAAGCTGCAATGCTTCAGGATATCTTATAGGTTTTCGTTCCGAAAACTCATTGCCGAAATTAGTACGCCAGCTGGAGGATCAAACTTTTTTTCCAGAGAAACTACTCAACTGGACGCTCTGTTCCCCTTTTGCTGAGTGCGTTTTTTCTGATCCCTACAGCTTAGGCCCGGGCGCTTTAATAAAGGAGTTAGAGCGAATAGGCCTTATACAAGGGTGGGCTGACGTTAAACTTGTACGGACCACTGTGGGAAAATGGAACGAAGGGAATCTTGAACCCCTTGTTTTTCAAAAGAATCCTCCTCGTTTACCAGCTCAATTTATAAGAGGTGAGGGGGTAGTTTAA
- a CDS encoding TIGR03960 family B12-binding radical SAM protein, giving the protein MKFPEFDDELWPLLAQTSRPSRYAGCEWGPVAPKKGGKGDLVRFCLAFPDVYEIGMSYVGFQILYSLLKKQPLADVERAYCPWVDMEHLLRSHKLPLGSIETDRPLSAFDAVGFTLQYELSFTNILTMLNLGGVPFYSEERKEQDPIIFAGGPGALTPEPIAPFIDAFCLGAGEILLPKMVAVLSETKGMKRSQRLETLAHIKGIYVPSLVNAHQDGDAVHFSSALSLPIKRQIVEDFRGSFYPEELIVPTANVVHDRVPIEIFRGCSRGCRFCQAGIIYRPVRERTVEEIVNLVSNLTNTSGWEEVGLISLASCDFSGLTELLQKIEPIVNGKGIKVSLPSLRMDRFSVDLAASLEVMRRGGLTFAPEAGTQRLRNVINKGVSEEDIEYALNAAFSHGWDRVKLYFMMGLPTETEQDLDGIVDIALHALSIGKSWKRRTNIAVSVAGFVPKAHTPFQWEPQNSIEELRQKGQYLKSKIYNRRISLKYHEPEQSFLEGVFARGDRRLASVIALAWEKGARFDGWSETFSLQRWFEAFEEKGIDPSSFNLRSREEKEGFPWDHIDTGVSRDFLWREREKAIQGLLTPDCRWSHCHGCGWQSYGCQWSQGGVH; this is encoded by the coding sequence ATGAAATTCCCGGAATTTGATGATGAGCTGTGGCCTTTATTGGCCCAGACTTCACGCCCCTCTCGATATGCGGGGTGCGAGTGGGGGCCTGTGGCTCCCAAGAAGGGGGGAAAGGGCGATCTCGTGCGATTTTGCCTTGCATTCCCTGATGTTTATGAAATAGGAATGAGTTATGTAGGATTCCAAATTCTTTATAGTCTTCTAAAAAAACAGCCTCTTGCCGACGTAGAACGGGCCTATTGTCCATGGGTGGATATGGAGCACTTGTTGCGTAGCCATAAACTCCCCTTGGGGTCTATCGAGACGGATAGACCTCTTTCTGCTTTTGATGCTGTGGGTTTTACTCTTCAATATGAGTTGAGTTTTACGAATATTTTAACCATGTTGAACTTAGGCGGCGTTCCTTTCTACTCAGAGGAAAGAAAAGAACAAGACCCAATAATTTTTGCTGGAGGGCCGGGGGCTTTAACACCAGAACCTATCGCTCCTTTCATAGACGCTTTTTGTCTTGGAGCGGGGGAAATCTTACTTCCTAAAATGGTGGCCGTTCTGTCTGAAACGAAGGGGATGAAACGATCTCAACGTCTTGAGACGTTGGCTCATATAAAAGGAATTTATGTTCCGTCCCTTGTAAATGCCCATCAGGATGGAGATGCTGTCCATTTTTCTTCAGCGTTATCTCTCCCGATCAAACGCCAAATAGTGGAAGATTTTCGAGGTTCTTTTTATCCAGAGGAACTTATTGTCCCTACAGCTAATGTGGTTCATGATCGAGTTCCCATCGAAATTTTTCGTGGGTGTTCTCGTGGGTGCCGTTTTTGCCAGGCTGGGATTATTTATCGTCCCGTGAGGGAACGGACGGTAGAAGAAATTGTGAATTTGGTTTCTAACTTGACAAACACCTCTGGTTGGGAAGAGGTGGGGCTTATTTCCCTTGCTTCCTGTGATTTTTCTGGCTTAACAGAGCTTCTTCAGAAGATCGAGCCAATAGTCAATGGTAAAGGGATCAAAGTCAGCTTGCCAAGTCTCAGAATGGATAGATTTTCTGTAGATTTAGCGGCTTCTCTTGAGGTCATGCGCCGTGGAGGACTGACTTTTGCTCCTGAAGCAGGAACGCAGAGACTTCGAAATGTTATCAATAAAGGAGTGTCTGAGGAGGATATAGAATACGCCCTTAACGCTGCCTTTAGCCATGGATGGGATCGCGTGAAGCTCTATTTTATGATGGGGTTACCTACCGAAACGGAACAAGATCTCGATGGTATCGTGGATATTGCCCTTCACGCACTCTCCATCGGGAAATCATGGAAGAGAAGAACAAATATAGCAGTGTCTGTAGCAGGTTTTGTCCCGAAAGCCCATACCCCATTCCAGTGGGAACCTCAAAATTCTATAGAAGAACTACGGCAGAAAGGACAATATTTGAAAAGTAAGATCTATAACCGAAGAATCTCTCTTAAATATCATGAGCCGGAACAAAGCTTCTTAGAAGGTGTTTTTGCCCGTGGAGATCGGCGTTTAGCCTCAGTTATTGCTTTAGCATGGGAGAAAGGGGCTCGTTTTGACGGATGGAGTGAGACCTTTTCTCTCCAGCGTTGGTTCGAGGCTTTTGAGGAGAAGGGAATAGATCCTAGCTCCTTTAATTTGCGATCTCGCGAAGAGAAAGAAGGTTTCCCTTGGGACCATATAGATACAGGGGTATCCCGCGATTTCCTTTGGAGGGAACGAGAAAAGGCCATACAAGGTCTTTTAACGCCTGATTGTCGCTGGTCTCATTGTCATGGGTGCGGTTGGCAGTCTTATGGCTGTCAATGGTCGCAGGGAGGCGTTCACTAA
- the rodA gene encoding rod shape-determining protein RodA — MDDKKLTFKEFWEHADTLLLVSVVMLFVLGVLSIYSAEMSVSRRSGGFALRQIVWGLISSGVFFVVVKIGYRRLLRWAYPIYWLSIVLLLIVLLMGLTVKGAQSWLSVGPLRLQPAEVGKIALALVLSKHLCRYPPTTASRYIGGLGIAAISGLLIFVQPDLGSTIVYGLMVFVSLIVAGAPKRYTLTLSGVGMMLLPVGCFFLKEYQKKRLLVFINPALDPLGAGYNVIQSRIAVGSGGLLGKGFLQGLQSKLRFLPEPHTDFIFSVYAEEFGFVGALLVITLFCLVFWKIIDAGLRCKDIRGKVLVAALSAWIWFQVVESIGMSMGLLPVTGLPLPFLSYGGSSLLAVTVAVALVVSVYLSTIKDYE; from the coding sequence ATGGACGACAAAAAATTAACTTTTAAAGAGTTTTGGGAACATGCGGATACACTGCTTTTGGTTTCGGTAGTTATGCTTTTTGTTCTTGGCGTTCTTTCAATATACAGTGCTGAAATGAGCGTAAGTCGTAGGTCTGGGGGCTTTGCTCTTCGACAGATTGTTTGGGGTCTTATTTCTTCTGGTGTTTTCTTTGTAGTAGTCAAAATAGGGTATCGACGTTTACTTCGTTGGGCATACCCTATTTATTGGTTATCAATAGTCTTGTTGTTGATAGTGCTTCTTATGGGGCTTACGGTGAAAGGTGCACAGAGCTGGTTGAGTGTAGGCCCATTGCGCCTACAACCTGCTGAAGTCGGTAAAATAGCTTTAGCTCTTGTCCTTTCAAAGCACCTTTGTCGCTACCCCCCAACCACCGCTTCTCGATATATAGGTGGATTGGGGATTGCTGCTATTTCAGGTCTATTGATATTCGTGCAGCCAGATTTAGGGAGTACCATAGTATATGGTCTTATGGTTTTCGTTTCTCTTATTGTGGCTGGAGCGCCTAAACGTTATACTTTAACCCTTTCAGGGGTAGGAATGATGCTGCTCCCTGTAGGATGTTTTTTTTTAAAGGAGTATCAAAAGAAAAGGCTTCTTGTTTTTATAAATCCAGCTTTAGATCCTTTAGGAGCAGGCTATAACGTTATTCAATCACGTATTGCCGTTGGATCTGGGGGGCTGTTGGGGAAGGGGTTTCTTCAAGGTCTCCAGAGCAAATTGCGTTTTTTACCTGAACCTCATACGGATTTTATATTTAGCGTTTATGCAGAAGAGTTTGGATTTGTAGGAGCTCTTTTGGTCATAACGCTCTTTTGTCTTGTCTTTTGGAAGATAATCGATGCAGGACTTCGATGTAAAGATATACGTGGAAAGGTTCTCGTTGCAGCTCTTTCTGCATGGATATGGTTTCAAGTTGTTGAAAGTATAGGGATGAGCATGGGCCTTCTTCCCGTAACGGGGCTTCCCCTCCCTTTTTTAAGTTATGGAGGCAGCTCTCTTCTTGCAGTGACAGTGGCCGTAGCTCTTGTTGTAAGTGTATATCTTTCAACAATTAAAGATTATGAATAG
- the minE gene encoding cell division topological specificity factor MinE, translated as MGILQKLFGRQGSKKAAKERLQIVLIHDRTDISPMLMEELRKDMIDVLSKYMEIDAENIEMDLDKADHSVAFVANIPVVRIKRRA; from the coding sequence ATGGGAATACTGCAAAAGCTGTTTGGCCGGCAAGGCTCAAAGAAAGCTGCGAAAGAGCGGCTTCAGATTGTTTTGATTCATGATCGAACCGATATTTCCCCAATGTTAATGGAGGAGCTGCGGAAAGATATGATCGATGTCCTTTCCAAATATATGGAAATTGATGCGGAGAACATCGAAATGGATCTTGATAAAGCAGATCACTCTGTAGCTTTTGTAGCAAATATACCAGTTGTGCGTATTAAGAGAAGAGCATAA
- the minD gene encoding septum site-determining protein MinD produces MEPRVIVVTSGKGGVGKTTTTANVSFALAKEGYKVVAVDADIGLRNLDVVMGLENRVVYNFIDVIEGTCRLPQALIRDKRVDNLFLLPAAQTRTKDAVNPEQMIELCNMLKKEDFDFILLDSPAGIEGGFKNAAAGATEALVVTTPEVPSVRDADRIIGLLESMGKNPIRLVINRVKANMVREGEMLDVQDVLDVLAVELIGIVPDDDSVVKSANRGEPLTYGDSSPAAQAFRNIASRLLGNDVPFMKLESQEGLGFFSGLKKLLGF; encoded by the coding sequence GTGGAGCCTCGTGTTATTGTTGTAACGTCAGGGAAAGGCGGTGTTGGTAAAACAACAACTACGGCTAATGTCTCTTTTGCGCTGGCGAAGGAGGGCTATAAAGTAGTAGCAGTCGACGCTGATATCGGGCTCAGGAATCTCGATGTTGTTATGGGCTTGGAAAATAGAGTTGTTTATAATTTTATTGATGTGATTGAAGGAACTTGTCGTCTTCCTCAAGCTCTTATTCGGGATAAGAGAGTTGATAATCTCTTCCTTCTTCCTGCTGCTCAGACTCGTACCAAAGATGCCGTCAACCCTGAGCAAATGATAGAACTTTGTAACATGTTAAAAAAAGAAGATTTTGATTTTATTCTCCTTGATAGTCCTGCAGGAATAGAAGGTGGCTTTAAAAATGCAGCGGCTGGGGCTACAGAAGCGTTGGTAGTGACCACTCCAGAGGTCCCTTCTGTTCGTGATGCAGATCGTATTATTGGTCTCCTTGAATCTATGGGGAAAAATCCTATTCGACTTGTTATAAACCGCGTAAAGGCGAATATGGTTCGAGAAGGGGAAATGCTTGACGTACAAGATGTCCTTGATGTACTCGCTGTGGAATTGATAGGCATCGTTCCTGATGACGATAGTGTGGTGAAGTCTGCAAATAGAGGGGAACCTCTCACATATGGAGATTCATCTCCTGCAGCGCAGGCTTTTCGAAATATTGCCAGCAGGCTACTTGGTAATGATGTCCCTTTCATGAAGCTAGAGAGCCAGGAAGGATTAGGATTTTTCTCCGGCCTCAAAAAGTTATTGGGCTTCTAG